The following are from one region of the Apostichopus japonicus isolate 1M-3 chromosome 17, ASM3797524v1, whole genome shotgun sequence genome:
- the LOC139954829 gene encoding uncharacterized protein, with the protein MDATNPKIVAASCFEDLEVIAAEEILNEGEREQFCERMWDFLRPEDQASDNVSSSQRERGAGVIPGNYAILMMTTEAGLAHPERIRATNMRRFMATMSQGLDISPQQQQWVVDHMGHTLDVHHIHYRSTLDVIERIDITKILLMMDCGQIGRFKGKKIEEIKLEDLIDQSEVQSALPEQKEEEEEYVPDLPQEEDEQDAASLFGAGHSEKKSRKRKFSVRHTWTPDELQEIHRYFSMYFKKQKTPGEAAIRRAIKKSQEDGGTLWQLPLTSIKSKRIQMYPTMSRITLILRRSSSVKGLH; encoded by the exons ATGGATGCCACGAATCCCAAAATTGTTGCTGCTTCTTGCTTTGAGGATTTGGAAGTCATCGCTGCTGAGGAAATCCTGAACGAGGGGGAACGTGAGCAATTTTGTGAGCGCATGTGGGATTTTTTACGTCCGGAGGATCAAGCTAGCGATAACGTATCATCCAGTCAACGAGAAAGAG GAGCAGGTGTCATCCCAGGAAATTATGCCATATTGATGATGACAACTGAAGCTGGTTTAGCCCATCCAGAGCGAATCCGAGCCACTAACATGAGGCGTTTCATGGCCACCATGAGTCAG GGTCTGGACATATCACCCCAGCAGCAACAGTGGGTTGTGGACCACATGGGCCATACCCTCGATGTACACCACATTCACTATAGATCAACACTGGATGTCATTGAGCGTATCGATATCACTAAGATATTACTCATGATGGATTGTGGCCAAATTGGCAGATTCAAAGGCAAGAAGATAGAGGAGATCAAGCTTGAAG ACTTGATTGACCAGTCAGAGGTGCAAAGTGCACTCCCCGagcaaaaagaagaagaggaagagtATGTTCCTGATCTGCCTCAGGAGGAAGATGAACAGGATGCTGCATCACTGT TTGGGGCTGGCCATTCAGAAAAGAAGAGCCGAAAGAGAAAATTTTCAGTAAGACATACATGGACGCCAGATGAGCTGCAAGAGATCCATAGATACTTTAGTATGTACTTCAAAAAGCAGAAAACCCCTGGTGAAGCGGCTATCAGGCGGGCCATCAAGAAAAGCCAAGAGGATGGAGGGACTTTATGGCAGCTGCCTCTAACCAGTATCAAGAGTAAG AGGATACAGATGTACCCAACTATGAGCAGGATCACCCTGATCTTGAGAAGAAGTTCATCAGTGAAAGGATTG